In Pseudobdellovibrionaceae bacterium, the following proteins share a genomic window:
- a CDS encoding 1-acyl-sn-glycerol-3-phosphate acyltransferase — translation MRKGNWDWNYENEQWTQLPGHLKHLPLFTRHFDLTSLVFRSLWGIFLKGLAFRFWIRLEVKGDFHKLYREEPRLLIISNHGSHLDAVSIAAAVPFKFWLDLYISAAKDYWFANPVFTFFSKHCLGAIPIDRKDRKGEAIKLCTNLLNRLDRIWMILFPEGTRSPDGYIHDFKRGVSVFAERTKTPILFLYLEGNSELMPKGSAIPRRGRLVVHVGPVQRPAPIDEVDANYRRWVTAINPNAYGPQTNT, via the coding sequence ATGAGAAAAGGCAATTGGGACTGGAACTACGAAAATGAGCAGTGGACTCAGCTGCCTGGGCATCTGAAACACCTACCTCTCTTCACTCGGCATTTTGACCTGACTAGCCTGGTGTTTCGCTCCCTTTGGGGAATATTTCTTAAGGGACTGGCCTTTCGCTTCTGGATTAGGCTGGAGGTGAAAGGTGATTTCCACAAGCTCTATCGGGAAGAGCCCCGGCTGTTGATCATCTCCAACCATGGAAGCCACCTGGATGCGGTCTCCATCGCGGCGGCTGTCCCCTTTAAATTCTGGCTGGATCTCTACATTTCCGCGGCCAAGGACTACTGGTTCGCCAACCCTGTTTTTACCTTTTTTTCCAAGCACTGCCTGGGGGCCATCCCCATCGACCGCAAGGACCGAAAGGGCGAGGCGATTAAGCTCTGCACCAATCTCCTCAACCGCCTGGATCGGATTTGGATGATTCTCTTCCCTGAGGGGACCCGCTCCCCCGATGGCTACATCCACGATTTTAAGCGGGGAGTCAGCGTTTTTGCCGAGCGGACCAAGACCCCCATTTTGTTCCTCTACCTGGAGGGAAACTCGGAGTTGATGCCCAAAGGCTCAGCAATCCCCCGCCGGGGAAGACTTGTGGTCCATGTGGGCCCGGTCCAGCGCCCGGCCCCCATCGATGAGGTGGATGCCAATTACCGCAGGTGGGTGACGGCCATTAACCCTAATGCATACGGACCCCAGACCAACACTTGA
- the serA gene encoding phosphoglycerate dehydrogenase: MNEYKILLLENIHPVACGLLEDAGFQVDVENGSLTEDELCARIGDYQALGIRSKTMITPRMLENHGSLFAIGAFCIGTNQVALDVANQNGLPVFNAPYSNTRSVAELIICELIALSRQLGERSMRAHEGVWMKSAVGAREVRGKTLGIVGYGHIGSQVSVLAESLGFKVIFYDVIKKLPLGNARAVESLDQLLQQSDFVTLHVPETPLTKGMVGKEELQLMKKGAYLLNASRGTVVQISELVEVLKSGHIGGAAIDVFPEEPANNKELFSSPLQNMPNVILTPHVGGSTEEAQEAIGAEVADSLIRFLKLGSTSGSVNFPHLDVPPSKGARRLINVHRNVPGVLRDVNSIVSNHGANILAQYLSTDNNIGYLIMDMEKGEAERVADEVRQLPTAIKTRVLF, from the coding sequence ATGAACGAATACAAAATCCTTTTGCTAGAAAACATCCATCCCGTAGCCTGCGGTCTATTGGAAGACGCCGGATTTCAGGTCGATGTGGAGAATGGATCTCTCACTGAAGACGAGCTGTGTGCTCGCATTGGTGATTATCAGGCACTGGGTATTCGCTCCAAGACCATGATCACGCCTCGGATGTTGGAGAATCATGGTTCGCTGTTTGCCATTGGGGCTTTTTGTATCGGCACCAATCAGGTGGCCCTTGATGTGGCCAATCAAAATGGATTGCCCGTATTTAATGCTCCCTATAGTAACACCAGAAGTGTGGCCGAGCTGATTATCTGTGAACTCATTGCTCTTTCACGCCAATTGGGTGAGCGAAGCATGCGCGCCCATGAAGGGGTGTGGATGAAGAGCGCCGTCGGAGCCCGCGAAGTGCGTGGGAAAACCTTGGGTATTGTCGGCTATGGTCATATTGGTTCGCAAGTCAGTGTGCTTGCAGAATCGCTAGGCTTTAAGGTCATCTTTTATGACGTTATTAAAAAACTTCCTCTTGGAAATGCCCGGGCGGTGGAGAGCTTAGATCAGCTTCTTCAGCAATCAGACTTTGTCACTCTTCATGTTCCCGAGACCCCTCTGACCAAAGGCATGGTTGGCAAAGAGGAGCTTCAGCTAATGAAAAAGGGTGCCTACTTGCTTAACGCCAGCCGTGGGACTGTGGTGCAGATCTCCGAGTTGGTGGAAGTTCTGAAGTCGGGCCACATTGGTGGTGCGGCTATTGATGTGTTCCCAGAGGAGCCAGCCAACAACAAGGAGCTGTTCTCTAGCCCTTTGCAAAACATGCCCAATGTGATTCTCACTCCCCATGTGGGGGGGAGCACAGAAGAAGCTCAGGAAGCCATTGGTGCCGAAGTGGCTGACAGCCTTATTCGCTTTTTGAAATTAGGGTCCACATCAGGCTCGGTGAACTTTCCTCATTTGGATGTTCCTCCCAGCAAAGGTGCTCGGCGCCTGATCAACGTCCATCGGAACGTCCCTGGGGTTCTGCGTGACGTGAACAGTATTGTGTCTAACCATGGCGCCAATATTTTGGCTCAGTACCTATCGACGGATAACAATATTGGATACCTGATCATGGATATGGAAAAAGGCGAAGCGGAGAGGGTGGCTGACGAAGTTCGCCAGTTGCCAACGGCAATCAAGACCCGGGTGCTTTTTTAG
- a CDS encoding phosphatidate cytidylyltransferase gives MTDTSLFDHRLYQETAVLVLALIFLLGIVLYFLRRKTVHFLAGWASVKSWFFITPVLLAVLALPSPWPLAFLTIVAIFGIKTFFQMSGMYHRSWFVWLSYVFTILLGLAIYKDAVDLFNILPMVFLGFVAWIPLVRNSVSHMIQYIALSLMAFIFFGWSFMHMGRLLMLDQGPFIVLYLYLLTEIAEHVSLSTTRIFGKLKPFKEISQRVTVEGIIMSVIVTVIVAWGMRHLLPDRSERFWIAAGLAAALLGRFGDLFLSVIRRDLGIKDSGVFIIGRSDILGRVDKLIFVGPIYYYLYIYLQRAPLT, from the coding sequence ATGACCGATACGAGCCTTTTTGACCATCGCCTCTATCAGGAAACGGCCGTACTGGTGTTGGCTCTCATCTTCCTGTTGGGAATAGTTCTTTACTTCCTCCGCCGCAAAACGGTTCACTTTCTCGCCGGCTGGGCCAGTGTCAAAAGTTGGTTTTTCATCACTCCCGTACTTCTTGCCGTATTGGCCCTGCCTTCCCCTTGGCCTCTGGCCTTTCTTACCATTGTGGCTATTTTTGGCATCAAGACCTTTTTCCAAATGTCGGGGATGTACCATCGCAGCTGGTTTGTGTGGCTCAGTTATGTGTTTACCATTCTCTTGGGCTTGGCGATCTACAAGGATGCCGTCGATCTATTTAATATCTTACCCATGGTGTTTTTGGGATTTGTTGCCTGGATTCCTTTGGTTCGCAACAGTGTCTCCCATATGATCCAATACATTGCCTTGTCGCTGATGGCCTTTATATTTTTTGGCTGGTCATTTATGCATATGGGGCGATTGCTGATGTTGGACCAAGGCCCCTTTATTGTTCTATACCTTTACCTGCTGACGGAGATAGCCGAACACGTCTCGCTCTCGACGACGCGCATTTTTGGGAAACTCAAGCCCTTTAAAGAAATTTCCCAGCGAGTCACGGTCGAAGGAATCATCATGTCAGTGATCGTCACGGTCATTGTCGCCTGGGGAATGCGGCACCTTCTGCCAGACCGAAGTGAGCGTTTTTGGATTGCCGCAGGACTGGCCGCGGCCCTTTTGGGTCGTTTTGGCGACCTTTTCCTTTCCGTCATTCGCCGCGACCTGGGTATCAAAGACTCCGGGGTCTTCATCATCGGCCGTAGCGATATCCTTGGCCGGGTGGATAAATTGATTTTTGTCGGCCCCATCTACTACTACCTTTACATTTACCTGCAACGGGCACCCCTGACATGA
- a CDS encoding sigma-54-dependent Fis family transcriptional regulator, translating into MVLFPTIEEFERLSPGTCQGTFGDSRQIFYFGGDGVSQSLSLLVVDDDELVIKAIEMAVPSHWQVIPHQSPTDIPVAGYQAAFVDMHLTGDLAKAEGLAVLELLNLKHPQMQLVAMSGDLNREMMESCLRVGATRFLAKPLNTEEFQGCLSKIEALLLLQGAQHRPETQGIKWVGNSSTSQNVLAQIARLKGEKGPILISGPTGTGKEVVAKLLHTQEGAHRPFVTLNAAAISENLFESEIFGHVKGAFTGADQNKVGLAEAARDGDLFIDEIEALPATQQAKFLRFLETGEVRRVGASGDPVIVETRVIAATNVPLEELVAKGDFREDLLFRIKGKTLDLPPLNQRLEDVEPLAKFFLAGRTSQAKTLAPDAVEALTGYDWPGNVRELKRVCEQLLLVAPLPIIRAEDVQVVLPKKMKMDYWGKLPKTDLSKGLATLLTEFEGSLLRQALEQSVDVDEAARLLGMSRSTLYKKLKDHDIEWRNS; encoded by the coding sequence ATGGTGTTATTTCCCACAATTGAAGAATTTGAGAGGTTGTCTCCGGGGACTTGCCAGGGTACTTTTGGAGACTCACGGCAAATCTTCTATTTTGGAGGAGATGGGGTGTCCCAAAGTCTGTCCCTTTTGGTGGTCGACGACGACGAATTGGTCATTAAAGCCATTGAGATGGCCGTTCCCTCGCATTGGCAAGTGATCCCTCACCAATCGCCAACGGATATCCCGGTGGCAGGGTACCAGGCCGCTTTTGTGGATATGCACCTTACTGGTGACTTGGCAAAAGCCGAAGGCTTGGCAGTTCTAGAGCTACTCAATCTCAAACACCCTCAGATGCAGTTGGTCGCCATGTCTGGAGACCTAAATCGAGAAATGATGGAGTCTTGCTTGAGAGTTGGGGCTACCCGCTTTTTGGCCAAGCCCCTCAACACAGAGGAGTTCCAAGGCTGTCTATCGAAAATCGAAGCCTTGCTCCTTTTACAGGGAGCCCAACACCGCCCAGAAACTCAGGGAATCAAATGGGTGGGGAACTCCTCGACTTCACAAAATGTGCTGGCACAAATTGCCCGCCTGAAGGGTGAAAAAGGACCTATCTTGATATCGGGCCCCACGGGCACAGGTAAGGAGGTGGTGGCCAAACTTCTTCATACACAAGAGGGAGCCCATCGTCCTTTCGTTACCTTAAACGCTGCTGCCATCTCCGAAAATCTGTTTGAATCGGAAATATTTGGCCACGTGAAGGGCGCCTTCACTGGGGCTGACCAAAACAAGGTCGGCCTGGCTGAGGCTGCTCGAGATGGAGACCTGTTTATCGATGAGATCGAAGCCCTGCCGGCCACCCAGCAGGCTAAGTTCCTGCGCTTTCTGGAAACCGGAGAAGTCCGACGCGTCGGGGCCTCTGGTGATCCGGTGATTGTTGAAACCCGGGTCATTGCGGCTACCAATGTTCCTCTGGAAGAACTGGTGGCCAAGGGAGACTTCCGCGAAGATCTATTGTTTCGCATCAAAGGAAAAACCTTGGACCTTCCTCCTCTCAATCAACGCCTGGAGGACGTGGAGCCTTTGGCCAAATTCTTTTTGGCCGGCCGCACTTCCCAGGCCAAAACTCTGGCGCCGGATGCGGTGGAGGCCCTAACCGGCTACGATTGGCCCGGCAATGTGCGGGAGCTCAAACGAGTTTGTGAGCAACTCCTGCTTGTCGCCCCTCTGCCAATCATTAGGGCTGAAGACGTTCAGGTTGTCCTACCAAAAAAGATGAAGATGGACTATTGGGGGAAACTGCCTAAAACGGACCTCTCGAAGGGCCTGGCCACACTGTTGACTGAATTTGAAGGCAGCCTTCTGCGCCAAGCTCTTGAACAATCCGTAGACGTGGATGAGGCGGCGAGACTATTGGGAATGTCCCGCTCAACTCTCTATAAGAAACTCAAAGATCACGACATCGAATGGAGAAATTCATGA